The nucleotide sequence CTGGTCGCCCGGGACGACGCCGCGCGCCGAATCGTCTACTCGTTGATCGGCGACACGGTGTGCCCCGACCACGACAACACGGTCATGCAGATCCTGGCCGACGGTGCCGGTCACTGCCGGTTCGTCTGGTCGCGCGACGTGTTGCCGGATGAGTTGGCCGGGCCGTTGCATGCCGCCATGGAGGAGGCCGCTCCGGTCATCAAGCGGACGCTGGAAAGCGGCGCCTAACTAACGCGTTCGCCACGCAACAACGTGCGCGCCGCCGGTTTGGCGGCCTGCAGCGCGGCCGGATCACCCGCGATGCGGGACAGGATCAGCGCCCCCTCGATCAACGAGATCACCGCCAGCGCAACATCTTTCGCTTCCGTCTCGGCCCAGGCTTCCGAGCGCAGCCGCTCCTCGATCGCGGCGCACCAACCGGCGAATGCGCGCGCCGAGGCCGCGCGCACCAACGGGCTGGCGTTTACCGACTCGGTCGCTAC is from Mycobacterium conspicuum and encodes:
- a CDS encoding SRPBCC family protein; translation: MAWIRTEFDIDIDPDRAWRVIGDWADGPVGMGGGGYVVSSHAAADVRVVTFAKGTVARERLVARDDAARRIVYSLIGDTVCPDHDNTVMQILADGAGHCRFVWSRDVLPDELAGPLHAAMEEAAPVIKRTLESGA